Proteins from a genomic interval of Rhizobium etli CFN 42:
- the dapE gene encoding succinyl-diaminopimelate desuccinylase has product MTATDPVANLQTLIRCPSVTPAEGGALTALDAMLTPLGFTVDRVTAREEGTAAIENLYARLGRDGPHLMFAGHTDVVPVGDEAAWTHPPFAAEISNGELFGRGAVDMKGGIACFVAAVARHIEKSGPPAGSISFLVTGDEEGPAINGTIKLLQWAAERGERWDACLVGEPTNPDRLGDMIKIGRRGSLSGKITVHGVQGHAAYPHLADNPVRGLLQLTQALMDPPFDGGTDDFQPSNLEVTTVDVGNPATNVIPAKASASFNIRFNDSWTVETLRAEILRRLEAAAGNGQLRPGRPPAKYDIVWADRPSHVFLTRNNALIASLSSAIESVAGRSPALSTTGGTSDARFIKDYCPVVEFGLVGQTMHMVDERVAVADLETLTAIYQTFIDRWFAHAGS; this is encoded by the coding sequence ATGACCGCAACCGACCCCGTCGCTAATCTCCAGACATTGATTCGCTGCCCATCCGTGACGCCCGCCGAAGGCGGCGCGCTCACGGCGCTCGACGCCATGCTCACGCCGCTCGGCTTTACGGTCGACAGGGTGACGGCACGCGAAGAGGGCACAGCCGCTATCGAGAACCTCTATGCCCGCCTCGGCCGCGACGGCCCGCATCTGATGTTCGCCGGCCATACGGATGTGGTGCCGGTCGGCGACGAGGCCGCCTGGACGCATCCGCCCTTTGCCGCCGAAATATCTAACGGCGAGCTCTTCGGCCGCGGCGCCGTCGACATGAAGGGCGGCATCGCGTGTTTCGTCGCCGCCGTCGCCCGCCATATCGAAAAGAGCGGCCCGCCTGCCGGCTCGATCTCCTTCCTCGTCACCGGCGACGAAGAAGGCCCGGCGATCAACGGCACGATCAAACTGCTGCAATGGGCGGCGGAGCGCGGCGAACGCTGGGACGCCTGCCTTGTGGGAGAACCGACCAATCCGGACCGGCTCGGCGACATGATCAAGATCGGCCGGCGCGGCTCGCTGTCGGGGAAGATCACGGTGCATGGCGTACAGGGCCATGCCGCCTACCCGCACCTGGCCGACAATCCAGTGCGCGGCCTATTGCAACTGACGCAGGCGCTGATGGACCCGCCCTTCGATGGCGGCACCGACGATTTCCAGCCATCGAACCTCGAAGTGACGACGGTCGATGTCGGCAACCCTGCGACGAACGTCATTCCGGCCAAGGCATCGGCAAGCTTCAACATCCGCTTCAACGACAGCTGGACCGTCGAAACGCTGCGCGCCGAAATCTTGCGCCGTCTCGAAGCCGCCGCAGGCAATGGCCAGCTGCGTCCAGGCAGGCCGCCGGCCAAATATGATATCGTCTGGGCCGACCGGCCGAGCCACGTCTTCCTGACCCGCAACAATGCTCTGATCGCCTCGCTGTCTTCGGCCATCGAAAGCGTGGCCGGCCGCTCGCCGGCGCTTTCGACCACCGGCGGCACGTCGGATGCGCGCTTCATCAAGGATTATTGCCCGGTCGTCGAGTTCGGCCTCGTCGGCCAGACGATGCACATGGTCGACGAGCGCGTCGCCGTTGCCGATCTGGAGACGCTGACGGCGATCTACCAGACCTTCATCGACCGCTGGTTCGCCCATGCCGGGTCTTAG
- the def gene encoding peptide deformylase, translating to MTIKPLIILPDPVLRQLSKPIERVDADLQRLADDMLETMYDAPGIGLAAIQIGVPRRMLVIDVSREGEEKQPQVFINPEIVKSSDDRSVYEEGCLSIPDYYAEVERPATVSVKYLDREGKEQMVEADGLLATCLQHEIDHLNGVLFIDHISRLKREMVIKKFTKAAKSKAL from the coding sequence ATGACCATCAAGCCACTCATCATTCTTCCCGACCCCGTTCTCCGTCAGCTCTCCAAGCCGATCGAGCGTGTGGATGCCGACCTGCAGCGCCTTGCCGACGACATGCTGGAAACCATGTACGACGCGCCGGGCATCGGCCTTGCCGCAATCCAGATCGGCGTGCCGCGCCGCATGCTGGTCATTGACGTCTCCCGCGAGGGCGAGGAAAAGCAGCCGCAGGTCTTCATCAATCCCGAGATCGTCAAATCCTCCGACGACCGCTCGGTCTATGAGGAAGGCTGCCTGTCGATTCCGGATTATTATGCCGAGGTCGAGCGCCCGGCTACCGTCTCGGTCAAGTATCTCGATCGCGAGGGCAAGGAGCAGATGGTGGAGGCCGATGGGCTGCTCGCCACCTGCCTGCAGCACGAGATCGACCATCTGAACGGCGTGCTCTTCATCGACCACATCTCGCGGCTGAAGCGGGAGATGGTGATCAAGAAGTTCACCAAGGCGGCGAAGTCCAAGGCGCTCTGA
- a CDS encoding globin-coupled sensor protein produces the protein MTSQQTDSALRQRLDFIELDEAARRSMRDLSPVISELIGAALDKFYAKVARTPAVSGFFSDKNHVAHAKKRQQDHWGKLASGAFDETYVDGVTAVGRTHARIGLEPRWYIGGYALVMSELVKGIMEKQWPSVFARQQGRQLAEKLSAVIKSGMLDIDYSISVYLETLEAKRQALEEQCAQAEADQAMALDQLRRGLEALSSGDLEATLPSDLPGNFRQMAEDYNRAVKALRQSFASVRDTSGHIMNGADVISNATNDLALRTAQQAAGVEESSAALQQLSVSVGQTAANAEKASDAVRETQQKAKNSGELVTSAVSAMAGIEKSSTEISKIIGVIDEIAFQTNLLALNAGVEAARAGDAGKGFAVVAQEVRQLAQRTAEAAKEIKNLISQSSTQVNEGVGIVSSTGEALNDMIGRIDIINRFVADIAAAARDQATGVNEVSVAIRSMGEITQQNSGMVERTSAETGRLKEEVDHLIELLRRFRARPEAHAAITARRAA, from the coding sequence ATGACATCCCAGCAGACTGATAGTGCCCTCAGACAGCGCCTCGATTTCATCGAATTGGACGAGGCGGCGCGCCGGTCGATGCGGGATCTCAGCCCCGTCATATCAGAGCTGATCGGCGCTGCCCTCGATAAGTTTTATGCCAAAGTCGCCAGGACCCCCGCCGTCTCAGGCTTTTTTTCTGATAAGAACCATGTCGCCCATGCGAAGAAGCGCCAGCAAGATCATTGGGGTAAGCTTGCCAGCGGCGCCTTCGACGAAACCTATGTGGACGGCGTGACCGCGGTCGGCCGCACGCATGCCCGCATCGGGCTGGAGCCGCGCTGGTATATCGGCGGCTACGCCCTTGTTATGTCTGAACTCGTCAAGGGCATCATGGAGAAGCAGTGGCCGTCGGTCTTCGCGCGCCAGCAGGGCAGGCAGTTGGCCGAGAAGCTGTCGGCCGTCATCAAATCAGGCATGCTCGACATCGATTATTCCATCTCGGTCTATCTCGAGACTCTTGAAGCCAAACGCCAGGCTCTGGAAGAGCAGTGTGCCCAGGCCGAAGCTGATCAGGCGATGGCGCTGGACCAACTGCGCCGCGGTTTGGAGGCGCTGTCGAGCGGTGATCTCGAGGCCACTCTGCCATCCGACCTGCCAGGCAATTTCCGGCAGATGGCCGAGGATTACAATCGTGCCGTCAAGGCCCTTCGCCAGTCCTTCGCGTCGGTGCGCGACACGTCGGGCCATATCATGAATGGCGCCGACGTCATCTCCAATGCGACCAACGACCTGGCGTTGCGCACTGCCCAGCAGGCGGCGGGCGTCGAGGAGAGTTCGGCTGCCCTGCAGCAGCTTTCCGTCAGCGTCGGCCAGACCGCCGCCAATGCCGAGAAAGCTTCGGACGCCGTACGCGAGACGCAGCAGAAGGCGAAGAATTCGGGTGAACTCGTCACCAGCGCCGTCTCGGCGATGGCCGGCATCGAGAAATCCTCGACGGAAATTTCCAAGATCATCGGCGTCATCGACGAGATCGCCTTTCAGACCAATCTTCTGGCGCTGAACGCCGGCGTCGAGGCAGCACGTGCCGGCGATGCTGGCAAGGGTTTTGCCGTCGTTGCCCAGGAAGTCCGCCAACTCGCCCAGCGCACGGCCGAAGCCGCCAAGGAGATCAAGAACCTGATCTCGCAGAGCTCGACCCAGGTCAATGAGGGTGTCGGCATCGTCTCCAGCACCGGCGAAGCGCTGAATGACATGATCGGCCGCATCGACATCATCAACCGCTTCGTCGCCGATATCGCCGCTGCCGCCCGCGATCAGGCGACCGGCGTCAACGAGGTCAGCGTGGCAATCCGCAGCATGGGCGAGATCACCCAGCAGAATTCCGGCATGGTCGAGCGCACTTCGGCGGAAACTGGTCGCCTCAAGGAGGAGGTGGACCACCTGATCGAGCTGCTGCGACGCTTCCGTGCCCGGCCGGAAGCCCATGCTGCCATCACTGCTCGCCGGGCAGCTTGA
- a CDS encoding ribokinase: MITVFGSINMDLIATTERLPKPGETVAGNGFATAAGGKGANQALAARRAGRYVHMAGAVGKDAFAADALALLDEAGTDLSLVKHVDGPTGTALILVGGDGENMIAVVPGANGMVMPADAQIAIGRMNEGDILMLQLEVPVAAVERALSAARAKGITSILNLAPLIPDAPRLGRLADIVIANETEFERLAGQNGMDAQAREAALVRLHQETGQTLIVTLGGDGVIAIRDGVISRAQGLAIDPVDTVGAGDTFCGYFAASLDGGLDFPTALRRAAVAGSLACLKSGAQPSIPLSEEVADRM, translated from the coding sequence ATGATCACAGTTTTCGGATCCATCAACATGGATCTCATCGCCACGACCGAGCGACTGCCGAAGCCCGGCGAAACGGTGGCCGGCAACGGTTTTGCCACGGCCGCCGGCGGCAAGGGCGCCAACCAGGCGCTGGCAGCCCGTCGCGCCGGCCGCTATGTGCATATGGCCGGTGCCGTCGGCAAGGATGCTTTTGCCGCCGATGCTCTTGCCCTGCTCGATGAGGCGGGAACCGACCTCTCCCTCGTCAAGCATGTCGATGGTCCCACAGGCACGGCGTTGATCCTGGTCGGCGGCGACGGCGAGAACATGATCGCCGTGGTTCCGGGCGCCAACGGCATGGTCATGCCTGCGGATGCGCAAATCGCGATCGGCCGCATGAACGAAGGCGACATACTGATGTTGCAGCTCGAGGTGCCCGTCGCAGCCGTCGAACGCGCGCTCTCGGCCGCGCGCGCCAAGGGCATCACCAGCATCCTCAACCTCGCCCCCTTGATCCCCGATGCACCGCGTCTCGGTCGCCTGGCCGATATCGTCATTGCCAATGAGACCGAGTTCGAGCGGCTTGCCGGACAGAACGGCATGGACGCACAAGCGCGCGAGGCAGCGCTTGTACGCCTGCATCAGGAAACCGGCCAGACGCTGATCGTGACGCTCGGCGGTGACGGCGTCATCGCCATCCGGGACGGGGTCATTTCACGGGCGCAAGGGCTGGCGATCGATCCTGTCGACACGGTTGGAGCGGGAGACACCTTCTGCGGCTATTTCGCCGCCAGCCTCGACGGCGGACTCGATTTTCCGACGGCGCTGCGCCGGGCGGCGGTCGCCGGTTCACTCGCATGCCTCAAATCAGGCGCGCAACCGTCGATTCCTTTGAGCGAGGAAGTCGCAGACAGGATGTAG
- a CDS encoding type II toxin-antitoxin system VapC family toxin, translating into MIVLDTNVISELQGRTHSERILNWLDGYDVETLFLTTIAVAEMRYGLELLDDGRRKATLIADFNRIESEFAGRILGFSPSAANRHGLLAAQRRKAGRPMETKDAMIAAICLANGGTLATRNTRDFEGLDLKLVNPFEDG; encoded by the coding sequence ATGATCGTCCTCGATACGAATGTGATTTCCGAGTTGCAGGGGAGAACCCACAGCGAGCGGATATTGAACTGGCTTGATGGCTACGACGTCGAGACGCTTTTTCTGACGACGATCGCCGTCGCTGAAATGCGCTATGGTCTCGAACTTCTCGACGATGGCAGGCGGAAGGCAACTTTGATAGCCGACTTCAACAGGATCGAGTCGGAATTTGCCGGCCGCATCCTCGGTTTTTCCCCGAGCGCGGCCAATCGCCACGGCCTCCTGGCGGCTCAGCGTAGGAAGGCTGGGCGGCCGATGGAGACCAAGGATGCCATGATTGCCGCCATCTGCCTTGCAAATGGCGGCACTCTGGCCACCCGGAACACCCGAGATTTCGAGGGGCTTGATCTCAAGCTCGTAAACCCGTTTGAAGACGGCTGA
- a CDS encoding CREC-EF hand family protein has translation MYRNKLILAALSSVLIFGAAAGASFAAPGDGPRPHHAGMDRPGRDAFLEITYVRMLKEFDANKDGKVSKEEATSGLDKIFAAIDTNNDGSLTPGEIRQYRQTQLQAMRDRHKQDAGDENANGAPDMPDSESGRPPRDRHDGRRWMRHGGNIMRASMMMHRIDTDENGQISKQEAVAAFDKLFTRMDRNKDGVVSIDDMPDRPFL, from the coding sequence ATGTACCGCAACAAGCTGATACTGGCAGCGCTCTCCTCCGTCCTTATCTTCGGCGCCGCAGCCGGGGCAAGCTTTGCCGCACCGGGCGACGGGCCGCGCCCGCATCATGCCGGCATGGACCGCCCGGGCCGCGATGCCTTCCTCGAAATCACTTATGTCCGCATGCTCAAGGAGTTCGACGCGAACAAGGACGGAAAGGTCTCCAAGGAGGAAGCGACCAGTGGCCTCGACAAAATCTTCGCCGCGATCGACACCAACAATGACGGTTCGCTGACACCCGGCGAAATCCGCCAGTACCGGCAGACGCAGCTGCAGGCGATGAGAGATCGGCACAAGCAGGACGCCGGCGACGAGAACGCGAACGGCGCGCCCGATATGCCGGACAGCGAATCCGGGCGGCCGCCGCGCGACCGCCATGACGGTCGTCGCTGGATGCGCCACGGCGGCAACATCATGCGCGCCTCGATGATGATGCATCGGATCGACACCGACGAAAACGGCCAGATTTCCAAACAGGAGGCCGTGGCCGCCTTCGACAAGCTGTTCACGCGCATGGACCGCAACAAGGATGGCGTCGTCTCGATCGACGACATGCCGGACCGGCCGTTCCTGTAA
- the dapD gene encoding 2,3,4,5-tetrahydropyridine-2,6-dicarboxylate N-succinyltransferase, whose amino-acid sequence MSATDLASLEKTIEAAFDNRDNVNMSTKGEVRDAVEAALNLLDEGKARVAERGADGVWTVNQWLKKAVLLSFRLNDMQVVKGGSGNSTWWDKVPSKFENWGENQFRASGFRAVPNCVVRRSAYIAPNAILMPSFVNLGAYVGEGTMVDTWATVGSCAQIGKHVHLSGGVGIGGVLEPMQAGPTIIEDNCFIGARSEVVEGCIIREGSVLGMGVYIGKSTKIVDRATGEVMYGEVPPYSVVVAGSMASANATMANGLPAPHLYCAVIVKRVDEQTRSKTGINELLRD is encoded by the coding sequence ATGAGCGCCACCGACCTCGCATCCCTCGAAAAGACCATCGAAGCCGCTTTCGACAATCGTGACAATGTGAACATGTCGACAAAGGGCGAGGTTCGCGATGCGGTCGAAGCCGCGCTCAACCTGCTCGATGAAGGCAAGGCGCGTGTCGCCGAACGCGGTGCCGACGGCGTCTGGACGGTCAATCAGTGGCTGAAAAAGGCCGTGCTACTGTCCTTCCGCCTCAATGACATGCAGGTGGTCAAGGGCGGCTCGGGCAATTCCACCTGGTGGGATAAGGTTCCCTCGAAATTCGAGAACTGGGGCGAGAACCAGTTCCGCGCGAGCGGCTTCCGCGCCGTGCCGAACTGCGTCGTGCGCCGCTCGGCCTATATCGCCCCGAATGCCATCCTGATGCCCTCCTTCGTCAATCTCGGCGCCTATGTCGGCGAAGGCACGATGGTCGACACCTGGGCAACGGTCGGCTCCTGCGCACAGATCGGCAAGCATGTGCATCTGTCCGGCGGCGTCGGCATCGGCGGCGTGCTGGAGCCGATGCAGGCCGGCCCGACGATCATCGAGGACAATTGCTTCATCGGCGCCCGCTCCGAAGTGGTCGAGGGCTGCATCATTCGTGAAGGTTCCGTGCTCGGCATGGGCGTTTACATCGGCAAGTCGACCAAGATCGTCGACCGCGCCACCGGTGAGGTCATGTACGGCGAAGTGCCGCCCTATTCCGTCGTCGTCGCCGGTTCGATGGCCTCGGCCAACGCGACGATGGCAAACGGCCTGCCGGCACCGCATCTCTACTGCGCCGTCATCGTCAAGCGCGTCGACGAACAGACCCGCTCCAAGACCGGCATCAACGAGCTGCTCAGAGATTGA
- the fmt gene encoding methionyl-tRNA formyltransferase: MSLSIIFMGTPEFSVPTLRLLADAGHRIVAVYTQPPRPGGRRGLDLQKSPVHQAAELLGLPVFTPVNFKDAEERERFAAFKADVAVVVAYGLLLPEAVLNGTRDGCYNGHASLLPRWRGAAPIQRAIMAGDEKTGMMVMKMDKGLDTGPVALSREVEIGPNMTAGELHDRLMQVGAKAMAEAMVKLEMNDLPLTPQPQDGVLYAAKIDKAETRIDFGRDARDVHNHIRGLAPFPGAWFELEIGGKPERVKVLGSELAEGQGTAGQLLTDDLLVGCASGAVRLTRLQKAGGKPLAAADFLRGTPLGAGTRLS; the protein is encoded by the coding sequence ATGTCTCTTAGCATCATTTTCATGGGAACCCCGGAGTTCTCCGTTCCGACCCTGCGCCTGCTCGCCGACGCCGGCCACAGGATCGTCGCCGTCTATACGCAGCCGCCGCGGCCGGGTGGCCGGCGCGGGCTCGATCTGCAGAAATCGCCGGTGCACCAGGCGGCCGAGCTGCTCGGTCTGCCGGTCTTCACCCCGGTTAATTTCAAGGATGCGGAGGAGCGCGAGAGGTTTGCCGCGTTCAAGGCCGATGTCGCCGTCGTCGTCGCCTACGGGCTGCTGCTACCCGAGGCGGTTTTGAACGGCACCCGCGACGGCTGCTATAACGGGCATGCCTCGCTTCTGCCGCGCTGGCGGGGTGCTGCGCCGATCCAGCGCGCGATCATGGCAGGCGATGAAAAGACCGGCATGATGGTGATGAAAATGGACAAGGGTCTCGACACCGGCCCAGTCGCGCTGAGCCGCGAAGTCGAGATCGGTCCGAACATGACGGCTGGCGAACTGCACGACCGGCTGATGCAGGTCGGCGCCAAGGCGATGGCGGAAGCCATGGTGAAGCTGGAGATGAACGACCTGCCGCTGACGCCGCAGCCGCAAGACGGCGTGCTTTATGCCGCCAAGATCGATAAGGCCGAGACGCGCATCGATTTCGGAAGAGATGCCAGGGATGTGCACAATCATATCCGTGGCCTGGCGCCATTCCCCGGCGCCTGGTTCGAGCTTGAGATCGGCGGCAAGCCGGAACGGGTGAAGGTGCTCGGCTCGGAGTTGGCCGAGGGGCAGGGGACCGCGGGGCAGTTGCTGACCGACGATCTCCTCGTCGGCTGTGCTTCCGGCGCGGTGCGGCTGACGCGGCTGCAGAAGGCAGGCGGCAAGCCGCTTGCCGCGGCCGATTTCCTCAGGGGCACGCCGCTTGGCGCAGGCACGAGGCTTTCCTGA
- a CDS encoding LOG family protein: MAKGRNGGSRRKDGVWDPLKSSSTDRQRAQAVPKTPQTLSPAYRLAYVDEDFLCREELRPIRLQLELLKTEMMLTERGIRSTVVMFGGARIPAPGQSAWAARNDIQRANLEAASVYYDEARKFARLCSKYSAGFDFQEYVIVTGGGPGVMEAGNRGAADEGAPSIGLNIVLPHEQAPNAYVTPELSFNFHYFAIRKMHFMVRAKAIAVFPGGFGTLDEFFECLTLIQTGRMERLPLILFGEAFWRRIINFEALAEFGTIAPDDVKLISFVDTADAAWKIVQDFYEH, from the coding sequence ATGGCGAAGGGACGAAATGGCGGTTCGAGGCGCAAGGATGGCGTATGGGACCCGTTGAAGAGCAGCTCGACCGACAGGCAGCGGGCGCAAGCCGTGCCGAAGACGCCGCAGACGCTGTCGCCGGCCTATCGTCTTGCCTATGTCGATGAGGATTTCCTCTGCCGTGAAGAACTGCGGCCGATCCGGCTGCAGCTGGAATTGCTGAAGACCGAGATGATGCTGACCGAACGCGGCATCCGCTCGACCGTCGTCATGTTCGGCGGTGCCCGCATTCCCGCCCCCGGCCAGAGTGCCTGGGCAGCGCGCAACGACATCCAGCGCGCCAATCTGGAGGCGGCCTCCGTCTATTATGACGAGGCGCGCAAATTTGCCCGCCTCTGCTCGAAATATTCGGCGGGCTTCGACTTTCAGGAATATGTTATTGTCACCGGTGGCGGCCCCGGCGTCATGGAGGCGGGCAATCGCGGTGCGGCCGACGAGGGCGCGCCGTCGATCGGCCTCAACATCGTGCTGCCGCACGAGCAGGCCCCGAACGCCTATGTGACGCCGGAGCTCAGCTTCAACTTCCACTATTTCGCCATTCGCAAGATGCATTTCATGGTGCGCGCCAAGGCGATCGCGGTCTTCCCCGGCGGCTTCGGAACGCTCGACGAATTCTTTGAATGCCTGACGCTGATCCAGACCGGCCGCATGGAACGCCTGCCGCTGATCCTGTTCGGCGAGGCCTTCTGGCGACGCATCATCAATTTCGAGGCCTTGGCCGAGTTCGGCACGATCGCGCCGGATGATGTCAAGCTGATCAGCTTCGTCGACACCGCCGACGCCGCGTGGAAGATCGTCCAGGATTTCTACGAACACTAA
- a CDS encoding FitA-like ribbon-helix-helix domain-containing protein, producing the protein MGDLLIRDVPDAMKRQLQESAQRNGRSLSEEAIEIIRRQIAVGHSGASAGQRLRSLMSDERLTDEEVESIAASRHESDREPPHFDK; encoded by the coding sequence ATGGGTGACCTGCTTATTCGCGATGTTCCTGATGCAATGAAGCGGCAGCTTCAGGAAAGCGCGCAGCGTAATGGCCGCAGCCTTTCGGAAGAGGCGATCGAAATCATCCGCCGGCAGATTGCCGTCGGGCATTCGGGGGCTTCCGCCGGACAGCGCCTGCGCTCGCTGATGAGCGATGAAAGATTGACCGATGAGGAAGTGGAATCCATCGCCGCATCCCGCCACGAATCGGACCGCGAACCGCCGCACTTCGACAAATGA
- the truA gene encoding tRNA pseudouridine(38-40) synthase TruA gives MPRYRMTVEYDGGPYVGWQRQENGPSVQGAIEAAVLSLTGETVSVRGAGRTDSGVHAMGQVIHADLSKEWSPYQLQNALNAHLRLAGERVSILDVAAVPEFFDARFSALRRHYLYRIVSRRAPLALEAGKAWWVPKTLDDEVMHAAAQRLVGRHDFSTFRSAHCQANSPVRTLDRLDVTRSGALIEIRATAQSFLHNQIRSFAGTLKLAGEGKWTPDDVEAALEARDRKACGPVAPPDGLYFLQVDYPEVITDRRRLPADESDDDLS, from the coding sequence ATGCCGCGCTACCGCATGACCGTCGAATATGACGGCGGCCCCTATGTCGGCTGGCAGCGGCAAGAGAATGGTCCCTCGGTGCAGGGTGCGATCGAAGCCGCGGTGCTGTCGCTGACCGGCGAGACCGTTTCGGTCCGCGGCGCCGGCCGCACCGATTCCGGCGTCCACGCCATGGGACAGGTGATCCATGCCGATCTTTCGAAGGAATGGTCGCCCTACCAGCTGCAGAACGCCCTGAATGCGCATCTGAGGCTGGCCGGCGAGCGCGTCTCCATTCTCGACGTCGCGGCGGTTCCCGAATTCTTCGATGCCCGCTTCTCGGCTTTGCGCCGCCATTATCTCTACCGCATCGTGAGCCGCCGGGCGCCGCTGGCGCTCGAAGCCGGCAAGGCCTGGTGGGTGCCGAAGACCCTCGACGACGAGGTCATGCATGCCGCCGCCCAGCGGCTGGTCGGCCGGCATGATTTCTCCACCTTCCGCTCCGCCCATTGCCAGGCGAACAGTCCGGTGCGCACGCTCGACCGGCTCGATGTGACGCGCAGCGGTGCGCTGATCGAGATCCGTGCCACCGCGCAGAGCTTCCTCCACAACCAGATCCGTTCCTTCGCCGGTACGCTGAAGCTCGCCGGCGAGGGCAAATGGACGCCCGACGATGTCGAGGCGGCACTCGAAGCGCGCGACCGCAAGGCCTGCGGCCCGGTGGCGCCGCCCGACGGGCTCTATTTCCTGCAGGTGGATTATCCTGAGGTGATCACCGATCGCCGTAGGCTGCCCGCCGACGAAAGCGACGACGATCTCTCATGA
- a CDS encoding DNA recombination protein RmuC, translating into MTVHSESLALSVVSLSPAVLALAGGVLIAFVLLVIILLLRGASLRREQAEEASLRAGESEARMAELLKIQAEMQGRITAMAEVFGARQSELNQAISQRLDGMSQRVSSTITEQTKSTHENLQRLQERLAVIDAAQNNIQTLAKDVVGLQAILSNKQTRGAFGQSRMETIVADGLPMGAYAFQQTLSNGSRPDCTIRMPNGAPPLVIDAKFPLEAWNAIRDAGSPEAAKIAGQQFRRDLEIHIRDISEKYLIQGETQETAFLFVPSESIFAEIHENFEPLVQKAHRARIVIVSPSLLMLSIQVIQAVLKDQRMRAQAHLIQGEVALLMDDLGRLDERVRKLQGHFAMAQKDIDMVVTSADKLTKRGAKIEALEFEAGGEATPARDETPAKSVESRTGLLKLRVVDEE; encoded by the coding sequence ATGACCGTTCATTCCGAATCGCTCGCCCTCTCCGTCGTCTCGCTCAGTCCGGCCGTGCTGGCGCTTGCCGGCGGCGTTCTCATCGCCTTCGTGCTTCTGGTGATCATCCTTCTCTTGCGCGGCGCCAGCCTCCGCCGCGAGCAGGCAGAGGAGGCGAGCCTGCGGGCTGGCGAAAGCGAGGCCCGCATGGCCGAGCTTCTGAAGATCCAGGCGGAGATGCAGGGCCGCATCACGGCGATGGCCGAGGTCTTCGGCGCGCGGCAGAGCGAGCTCAACCAGGCAATCAGCCAGCGTCTCGACGGCATGTCGCAGCGCGTCAGCTCGACAATTACCGAGCAGACGAAATCGACGCATGAGAACCTGCAGCGGCTGCAGGAGCGACTGGCGGTCATCGATGCCGCGCAGAACAACATCCAGACGCTCGCCAAGGACGTCGTCGGACTGCAGGCGATTCTCTCGAACAAGCAGACGCGTGGCGCCTTCGGCCAGTCGCGGATGGAAACGATCGTCGCCGACGGCCTGCCAATGGGCGCTTATGCCTTCCAGCAGACGCTCTCGAACGGCTCGCGGCCGGACTGCACCATCCGCATGCCGAACGGCGCGCCGCCGCTTGTCATCGATGCGAAGTTCCCGCTTGAAGCCTGGAACGCCATCCGTGACGCCGGCAGCCCCGAGGCCGCCAAAATTGCCGGCCAGCAGTTCCGCCGCGATCTAGAGATCCATATCCGGGATATTTCGGAGAAATATCTGATTCAGGGGGAAACCCAGGAGACGGCCTTTCTCTTCGTGCCGTCGGAATCGATCTTCGCGGAGATCCACGAGAACTTCGAGCCTCTGGTGCAGAAGGCACACCGGGCGCGCATCGTCATCGTCTCGCCGTCACTGCTGATGCTGTCGATCCAGGTCATCCAGGCGGTGCTGAAAGACCAGCGCATGCGGGCGCAGGCACATCTGATCCAGGGCGAGGTGGCGCTGCTGATGGACGATCTCGGCCGCCTCGACGAGCGGGTGCGCAAGCTGCAGGGCCATTTCGCCATGGCGCAGAAAGACATCGACATGGTCGTCACGTCAGCCGACAAGCTCACCAAGCGCGGCGCCAAGATCGAGGCGCTGGAATTCGAGGCAGGCGGCGAGGCCACGCCCGCCCGCGACGAGACCCCAGCCAAATCCGTGGAAAGCCGAACCGGCCTTCTAAAGCTTCGGGTGGTTGACGAGGAGTGA